The Halomonas sp. KG2 genome contains a region encoding:
- the cysQ gene encoding 3'(2'),5'-bisphosphate nucleotidase CysQ translates to MRALLEQVLKIAYEADAAIAAVYAREFSVELKGDSSPVTEADQAAHDVIVRGLKKLTVQLPILSEEDVDSFAGINSEGRYWLVDPLDGTKEFIKRNDEFTVNIALIENGKPILGVVTAPVLNVAYIAAEGVGAFKIDAAGHRYALHVAGKPTSGASWRVMGSRSHSSPDLAVWLERLGKYEILPMGSSLKLCVIAEGKADAYPRLGPTCLWDTGAAHAILLQAGGRVETLDGEPLSYANPSEKLNPDFVAWGSQEDRALKAELGGE, encoded by the coding sequence ATGCGAGCGTTACTGGAGCAGGTATTAAAAATTGCGTACGAAGCGGACGCTGCCATCGCTGCCGTCTATGCTCGTGAATTCAGTGTTGAGCTAAAAGGTGACAGCAGCCCTGTGACCGAAGCTGATCAGGCGGCGCATGATGTCATTGTGCGCGGTCTAAAAAAGCTTACTGTACAGTTGCCAATTCTTTCCGAAGAAGACGTTGATAGCTTTGCTGGCATCAATAGCGAAGGGCGCTATTGGCTGGTAGATCCGTTAGATGGCACGAAGGAGTTTATCAAACGCAACGATGAGTTTACCGTGAACATTGCGCTGATTGAAAACGGTAAGCCTATTCTTGGGGTAGTGACAGCGCCGGTGCTAAATGTTGCGTATATAGCAGCTGAGGGGGTTGGCGCTTTTAAAATTGATGCTGCAGGCCATCGTTATGCTCTTCACGTAGCGGGCAAGCCTACTTCGGGTGCCAGTTGGCGTGTGATGGGTAGTCGGTCGCACTCTAGTCCTGATCTTGCAGTATGGCTTGAAAGGTTAGGTAAGTATGAAATACTGCCCATGGGGAGCTCGCTTAAGCTCTGCGTGATTGCAGAAGGCAAAGCCGATGCGTATCCGCGCCTTGGTCCTACCTGTTTATGGGACACCGGTGCCGCACACGCTATTCTGCTTCAAGCCGGAGGGCGTGTTGAGACCTTAGATGGCGAGCCACTGAGCTATGCCAATCCCAGCGAAAAGCTCAACCCTGATTTTGTGGCGTGGGGCAGCCAGGAAGATCGTGCTTTGAAGGCTGAGCTAGGGGGAGAGTAA
- the glmS gene encoding glutamine--fructose-6-phosphate transaminase (isomerizing): protein MCGIVGAVGAMECTPFLLSGLKVLEYRGYDSAGLAVLSDSGTLARARAKGRVSALEARVEEEGVEGKVGIAHTRWATHGVPAERNAHPHISSGLAVVHNGIIENYETLREKLQGLGYEFTSDTDTETIAHLIQACFKGEIGEPAENLFSAVRCAVAHLHGAFALAVISEEEPDCLVVAREGSPLMLGIGDDGHYAASDASALLSVTQRMMYLENGDVARLTRDSVTLVDALGQPAQRDVVISSLSANAVELGEFNHYMQKEIFEQPQALGNTLEMLSGAGQLQPGIFGAEAQAVFEKVDSVLILACGTSSYAGMTAKYWVEQVAGIPCNVEIASEYRYRQSVANPNQLVVVISQSGETADTLAALQYAKSMGHTHTLAICNVPGSAIVRETLLRFITRAGPEIGVASTKAFTTQLSALFLLTLLLAKANHRLDETAEKAYLDELRHLPIAVKKVLALEPSIKAWSKHFANKQHALFLGRGRHFPIALEGALKLKEISYIHAEAYPAGELKHGPLALVDAEMPVVVVAPNDELLEKLKANMQEVSARGGQLYVFADGGSTVKPSEGVNVLVMPENYGLLSPVLHVVALQLLSYHVALVKGTDVDKPRNLAKSVTVE, encoded by the coding sequence ATGTGTGGAATTGTCGGCGCCGTTGGCGCAATGGAATGTACCCCGTTTTTGCTTTCAGGCTTGAAAGTGCTTGAATACCGTGGCTATGACTCTGCTGGGTTAGCCGTGCTAAGTGACTCTGGTACGCTAGCACGTGCCCGCGCCAAGGGGCGAGTGTCGGCACTTGAAGCCCGCGTTGAAGAGGAAGGCGTCGAGGGGAAAGTGGGCATTGCTCATACCCGTTGGGCAACTCATGGTGTTCCTGCTGAACGTAACGCTCATCCGCATATTTCGAGTGGATTGGCGGTGGTGCATAACGGCATCATTGAAAACTATGAAACCCTACGTGAAAAGCTTCAGGGGTTAGGGTATGAGTTCACTTCAGACACCGACACTGAAACCATTGCTCACTTAATTCAAGCCTGCTTTAAAGGTGAAATTGGCGAACCAGCGGAAAACTTATTTTCTGCGGTACGTTGCGCCGTGGCGCATTTGCATGGTGCTTTTGCTCTGGCCGTGATAAGTGAAGAAGAGCCGGATTGCTTGGTCGTGGCTCGTGAAGGTTCGCCGCTGATGTTAGGTATTGGTGATGATGGCCACTATGCCGCTTCAGATGCCTCGGCGCTGCTGTCTGTCACCCAGCGTATGATGTACCTGGAAAACGGTGATGTGGCGCGCTTAACGCGTGATTCGGTCACTCTGGTCGATGCTCTCGGCCAGCCTGCTCAGCGTGATGTAGTTATCTCTAGCCTTTCTGCGAATGCGGTTGAGCTAGGCGAGTTTAATCACTACATGCAAAAAGAAATATTTGAGCAGCCCCAAGCGTTGGGCAATACATTGGAAATGCTGAGCGGCGCCGGTCAACTGCAGCCGGGTATCTTTGGTGCAGAAGCTCAAGCCGTTTTTGAGAAAGTAGATTCCGTACTGATCCTGGCCTGTGGTACGTCCAGCTATGCGGGTATGACGGCTAAGTACTGGGTTGAGCAAGTGGCTGGTATCCCGTGCAATGTCGAAATTGCCAGTGAATACCGTTACCGCCAAAGTGTAGCGAATCCTAACCAGCTAGTGGTGGTTATTTCTCAGTCAGGTGAAACTGCTGATACGCTCGCTGCACTACAGTACGCCAAATCTATGGGCCACACCCACACGCTTGCGATTTGTAACGTTCCTGGATCTGCCATTGTGCGTGAAACGCTACTGCGCTTTATTACTCGCGCTGGTCCAGAAATTGGTGTTGCTTCTACGAAAGCCTTTACTACTCAGTTGAGCGCACTATTTTTGCTTACGCTTTTGTTGGCAAAAGCGAATCATCGGCTAGATGAAACAGCCGAGAAAGCTTATCTAGACGAACTACGCCATTTGCCAATCGCTGTTAAAAAAGTGCTGGCACTAGAGCCAAGCATAAAGGCGTGGTCGAAGCATTTCGCTAATAAGCAGCATGCGCTGTTCTTAGGCCGTGGCCGCCACTTCCCAATTGCGTTGGAAGGGGCGCTGAAGCTAAAAGAAATCTCTTATATTCATGCGGAAGCTTACCCTGCTGGGGAGTTGAAACACGGCCCGCTGGCATTAGTTGATGCTGAAATGCCTGTGGTGGTGGTTGCGCCTAACGATGAGTTGTTAGAAAAGCTAAAAGCCAATATGCAGGAAGTGAGCGCTCGTGGCGGTCAGCTTTATGTGTTTGCCGATGGGGGCAGCACCGTTAAGCCAAGTGAGGGCGTTAATGTACTGGTGATGCCGGAAAACTACGGCCTGCTTTCCCCTGTGCTACATGTCGTGGCACTTCAGTTGTTGTCGTACCACGTAGCGCTGGTAAAAGGCACCGACGTAGACAAGCCCCGTAACTTGGCGAAAAGTGTCACGGTGGAGTAA